From one Misgurnus anguillicaudatus chromosome 2, ASM2758022v2, whole genome shotgun sequence genomic stretch:
- the oc90 gene encoding otoconin-90: MRLLIILLFTLQKAQGTSVFCPETSDLGSDQLFIGCLGVQFSWLYAVFDDLLSVMEFAVNLHCETGLCPADIQNHGHYCSNARETWDTAHTHIQPADTLDSCCFTHWRCYQELKERNCSRRIPTNTNYTCGYNSSCDTQDFCDDGFCHCDQSAIDCIGSNRHITKQDENNQPNTSQTDLLVNDTYTSEMFNETDRVELSPSDLDIYGFDQTLNETISNSTTEVVFVNGSQASDIQTTENPAVYQTGPREEEHKLKQETDSLSERENTVEEEEGVEYEEGVFNVTDVMSEETEIPTTHNALDMSTNNGPTGSTALPLTTETQTVAFSHTDIQSIHTQHLLNTQSLLSAPHTVSVTTFTHTQPQHLSSDEDEESDEDHKDTFQMATNNLRPLAYTPAQIQHTTHTIKPLTHIPAHTTVTHKTTIHASNITGGIMDESKETEEEQSTQTNPNLYSLPMTTPTQTITNQNSHHKTTPSISSNEDKPERDSEEEELSVEKTEKESEEASDLITTKPTSSASHLTTQATTNSHEKQNKESDEELQSDEESEKISGIFSSVHNQTTASFLKPSITTPGITDPSTKPTVNMFPKATAHTVAKPTRNHKPTSTPLHKTQMPASTSRPYSQKSTHPPLQRPHATLVTPAAQEESAEEEEPEEEVKEPSDSSQESEKLEPVRRRRRTLPFFAWSLLEAAGLSDLQPKEESEECSMSFYQYDAAGQVLRDMSALGEMLNCLTGRCPHEYQNYGCYCGQQGRGTPVDQLDRCCFLHQCCLEQLSSLGCRRNRKLNAQIICQKGKPRCVGTSVCDRLQCVCDRSTAECMAASYFNQSITLSCSGPRPPCHRTTDSSMQSTNQVSSEESNEMAQQRPQTNTQNQQPVRPHTSSLGKNPAQSKPVAGAKQEEEEEEEEEEPGKEEEENEEPEKEEEEEEPE; the protein is encoded by the exons ATGAGACTACTGATTATTCTTCTCTTCACCTTGCAAAAAG CTCAGGGCACTTCGGTTTTCTGCCCAGAAACAAGTGACCTTGGATCTGATCAGCTTTTTATTG GTTGTCTGGGTGTGCAGTTCTCTTGGCTTTATGCTGTGTTTGATGACCTGCTATCCGTAATGGAGTTTGCTGTTAATCTGCATTGCGAGACCGGTCTTTGTCCTGCGGACATCCAGAACCACGGACATTACTGTAGCAATGCACGGGAAACATGGGACACAGCGCACACACATATACAGCCTGCCGACACACTTGACAG TTGTTGTTTCACCCACTGGAGATGTTATCAGGAGCTAAAGGAGAGAAACTGCAGTCGGAGGATCCCAACAAACACCAACTACACCTGCGGCTACAACTCCAGCTGTG ACACGCAAGATTTCTGTGATGATGGATTCTGCCATTGTGATCAGTCAGCTATAGACTGCATCGGCTCCAACCGGCATATCACAAAACAGGATGAAAACAACCAACCCAACACATCACAGACAG ATCTTCTTGTTAATGACACATACACCAGTGAGATGTTTAATGAAACAG ACAGGGTGGAGCTTTCCCCATCAGACCTTGATATATATG gaTTTGATCAGACACTGAATGAGACAATAAGCAACTCCACCACTGAGGTGGTATTTGTTAACGGCTCTCAAGCCAGCGATATCCAGACTACAGAAAACCCTGCCGTATATCAGACTG GTCCAAGGGAAGAGGAGCATAAACTGAAACAGGAGACAGACAGCTTATCAGAAAGAGAAAACACAGTTGAGGAAGAGGAGGGGGTGGAATACGAGGAAGGTGTCTTTAATG TGACtgatgtgatgtcagaagaaACAGAAATTCCTACTACCCACAATGCATTGGACATGAGCACAAATA ATGGACCGACAGGTAGCACAGCGCTACCGTTAACAACAGAAACACAGACTGTCGCATTCtcacacacagacatacagtCAATCCATACACAACACTTATTAAACACACAAAGTCTTCTTTCTGCTCCACACACAGTATCAGTAACTACATTCACGCACACACAACCACAACACCTCTCATCTGATGAAGATGAGGAAAGTGATGAAGATCACAAAGACACATTTCAAATGGCTACAAACAATTTAAGACCCTTAGCATACACACCTGCACAAATTCAACATACAACACACACCATAAAACCTCTTACACATATCCCTGCGCATACTACTGTTACACACAAAACAACAATTCATGCTAGTAACATCACTGGAGGAATAATGGATGAGTCGAAAGAGACAGAAGAAGAACAGTCGACACAAACCAATCCAAACCTTTATAGCCTTCCGATGACCACACCCACCCAAACAATAACCAATCAAAACTCTCATCATAAAACAACCCCATCCATATCTTCCAATGAAGATAAACCAGAAAGAGACAGTGAGGAGGAAGAGTTGTCGGTTGAAAAGACAGAGAAAGAAAGTGAAGAGGCAAGCGACTTGATCACAACCAAACCAACATCTTCAGCATCACACTTGACCACACAAGCCACCACAAACTCAcatgaaaagcaaaacaaagagAGTGATGAAGAGCTACAGAGTGACGAAGAGAGTGAAAAAATAAGTGGCATTTTTTCTTCGGTCCACAACCAAACCACTGCCAGCTTTCTAAAACCCTCCATCACAACACCAGGCATCACTGATCCTTCTACTAAACCTACCGTAAACATGTTCCCAAAAGCAACAGCACACACAGTTGCAAAACCAACGAGGAATCACAAACCAACATCTACGCCTCTGCATAAAACCCAGATGCCAGCATCCACATCTCGTCCTTACTCCCAGAAATCAACCCATCCACCCCTGCAACGGCCACATGCCACTTTGGTGACCCCTGCAGCTCAGGAGGAGTCTGCTGAGGAAGAGGAGCCAGAGGAGGAAGTGAAAGAGCCGTCTGACAGCTCACAGGAATCAGAGAAGCTTG AGCCTGTCCGGAGACGGAGACGGACACTGCCGTTCTTTGCCTGGTCTCTGCTGGAGGCAGCGGGACTTTCAGACCTACAGCCGAAAGAAGAAAGTGAAG aatGTAGCATGTCTTTTTACCAGTATGATGCAGCTGGACAGGTGCTAAGGGATATGTCTGCTTTGGGAGAAATGCTGAACTGTCTGACAGGACGATGTCCTCATGAGTATCAAAACTACGGCTGCTACTGTGGACAGCAGGGAAGAGGAACCCCAGTAGATCAGCTGGACCG GTGTTGTTTTCTGCATCAGTGTTGTCTGGAACAGCTGAGTTCGCTGGGCTGCAGGAGAAACAGAAAACTCAATGCTCAAATCATCTGCCAGAAAGGAAAACCCAGAT GTGTGGGTACGAGCGTGTGCGACCGGCTGCAGTGTGTCTGCGACCGTTCCACTGCTGAATGCATGGCTGCTTCTTACTTCAATCAGTCAATCACCTTGTCGTGTTCTGGGCCCCGCCCACCATGCCACCGTACTACAGATTCTTCGATGCAATCAACCAATCAGGTCTCTAGCGAGGAGAGCAATGAAATGGCCCAGCAACGTCcgcaaacaaacacacagaaccAGCAGCCAGTCAGGCCGCACACATCCTCACTCGGAAAGAACCCAGCGCAAAGTAAACCTGTAGCGGGTGCCAAACAggaggaggaagaagaagaggaagaagaggagCCAGGAAAAGAAGAAGAGGAAAATGAGGAGCCAGAAAaagaagaggaggaagaggaacCAGAATAA
- the LOC129443410 gene encoding HERV-H LTR-associating protein 1 produces the protein MAKLKLKHWISLRFCVVIVTLFFIYVKVSRQRQLMQTKKREQLISTEIPAEHIDPASIDLTDLVNTLINASKPGSQNLFSLLSVTSHSSLSLYKLTLLVYNISNFQDIENSLFPLKYCYCLTNRTNDLTDFTAVLLDVMGNSTSFLQELFKSSSILSVSQRNSSDCIYICVMAGKTDSDLSQLWDLASVTPLFNQTITEDRTRANITFPLLPFAWHDLPNNSELVLWPKPSTDTHRTPSRVTTSNEESKTTLPSTSTAITTSPPSVSRVAPSTTPPTVIVTTTSTPPMPTDAFMTFTVTNDFTTELATGAMTQAKPEGTVAQPTTTPVHILYTPVTMVTTHTIVPMVTASHTVPLPSQRRTTATSNPQVLTYTEKPGKIPPSTHTRCPWRKEFIHKEGEEDQKETHQEEPSWGRMTISSVKLQPCVFELCKFYSQCVCRGYSYRAWASQRYCVDSHRWYEQHTAEVCSRVRRVTFSKNLKQKCLTRMCVKT, from the exons ATGGCTAAACTCAAACTTAAACACTGGATCAGCCTCCGATTCTGTGTTGTCATAGTAACTCTGTTCTTTATCTATGTAAAAG TTTCCAGACAAAGACAGTTGATGCAAACAAAAAAACGTGAGCAGCTGATTTCCACAG AGATTCCTGCTGAACACATCGACCCGGCTTCCATAGATCTTACTGACCTAGTTAACACGCTCATCAATGCTTCAAAACCAG GCTCACAGAATCTTTTCTCCCTACTGAGCGTGACATCACACAGTTCCCTTTCTCTCTACAAGCTCACACTACTGGTTTACAACA TCTCAAACTTTCAGGATATCGAGAACAGTTTGTTTCCCTTGAAATACTGTTACTGTCTGACAAACAGGACCAATGACCTCACAG ATTTTACAGCTGTTCTGTTAGATGTGATGGGAAATTCTACTAGTTTCCTGCAGGAGTTGTTTAAATCCAGCTCCATACTTTCAG TCAGTCAGAGGAACAGCTCTGACTGCATCTATATCTGTGTCATGGCTGGAAAGACAG ACAGTGATCTGTCTCAGCTGTGGGACTTGGCCTCAGTGACACCTCTGTTTAATCAAACCATCACAGAAGACAGAACCagag CAAATATCACATTTCCACTGCTACCTTTTG CATGGCATGACCTTCCAAACAACAGTGAGCTGGTACTATGGCCTAAACCAAGTACAGATACCCACAGGACTCCCAGTAGAG TAACAACCAGCAATGAAGAATCAAAGACAACCTTGCCATCCACTAGCACTGCAATAACAACATCACCTCCTTCTGTATCCAGAGTAGCTCCCTCAACAACGCCCCCTACTGTTATTGTGACAACCACTTCAACTCCTCCTATGCCAACAGATGCTTTCATGACTTTCACAGTCACTAATGATTTCACAACAGAACTGGCAACTGGTGCAATGACCCAGGCAAAACCTGAGGGCACAGTGGCACAGCCAACAACAACTCCTGTGCATATACTTTACACCCCAGTTACCATGGTGACCACCCACACCATCGTTCCCATGGTGACTGCATCACATACTGTTCCTCTGCCAAGTCAAAGAAGAACAACTGCGACAAGCAACCCACAAGTGTTGACCTACACAGAAAAGCCAGGCAAGATCCCCccatcaacacacacac GATGCCCATGGAGAAAAGAGTTTATTCATAAAGAAGGCGAGGAGGACCAGAAAGAGACCCACCAAGAGGAACCAAGCTGGGGCAGGATGACCATCAGTTCAGTGAAGTTGCAGCCATGTGTGTTTGAACTGTGCAAGTTTTACTCTCAGTGTGTGTGCAGAGGATACAGCTATAGAGCCTGGGCATCTCAGCG GTATTGTGTGGACAGCCATCGCTGGTATGAGCAACACACAGCAGAAGTTTGCAGTCGTGTGAGGAGAGTCACATTTTCCAAAA ATCTGAAGCAGAAGTGTCTGACAAGAATGTGTGTGAAGACGTGA